From Oryza sativa Japonica Group chromosome 4, ASM3414082v1, one genomic window encodes:
- the LOC4335194 gene encoding disease resistance protein RPM1-like, whose product MAEAIILALSKINSTFGLDPTNIAKSAVSKLYQKGKSLAELPGKVEEIRMELTTMENVIEQLDTAHLTDKVIKGWIAEVRKLAYHVEDVMDKYSYHALQMEEEGFLKKYVVKGSHYAIVFDGIVAEIVQIEQEIQRVIKLKDKWLQPSQLIRNKHSDFERKRSQGCLPELVKDEDLVGIEGNRMLLTGWLYSNELDSTVIIVSGMGGLGKTTIVANVYERGKIRFHAHAWIVVSQTYDVEELLRKVLRKIGYADQAHLDGMDVHDLKEKFKENISDRRCLIVLDDVWDREAYNQIHDAFQNLQASRIIITTRSKHVAALALPTRHLKLQPLDKVDAFSLFCRRAFYSRKDYDCPSELLELANSIVDRCQGLPLAIVSIGSLLSSKQPIQHAWKQTYNQLQSELAKSDHVQAILNLSYYDLPGDLSNCFLYCSMFPEDCPMPRDNLVRLWVAEGFAARKENNTPEDVAEGNLNELINRNMLEVVETDELGRVSTCKMHDIMRDLALFVAKDERFGSANDSGTMMLMDNEVRRLSMCRWEDKGVYKAKFPRLRTLISVQTISSSSNMLSSIFSESTYLTVLELQDSEITEVPTSIGNLFNLRYIGLRRTKVKSFPETIEKLYNLHTLDIKQTKIEKLPRGIVKVRKLRHLLADKCADEKHSDFRYFTGVQPPKELSNLEELQTLETVEASKDLAEQLKKLTQL is encoded by the coding sequence ATGGCAGAAGCAATTATTCTTGCTCTATCAAAGATTAATAGTACTTTTGGATTGGATCCCACAAATATTGCCAAATCTGCAGTATCCAAGCTATATCAGAAAGGAAAGAGTTTGGCGGAGTTACCGGGGAAGGTTGAAGAAATAAGAATGGAACTAACAACAATGGAAAATGTCATAGAACAACTAGATACAGCACATCTCACTGACAAAGTTATCAAGGGTTGGATTGCGGAGGTACGAAAGCTGGCCTACCATGTTGAGGATGTAATGGACAAATACTCATATCATGCTCTTCAAATGGAGGAAGAAGGGTTCCTGAAAAAGTACGTTGTCAAAGGATCACATTATGCCATTGTTTTCGATGGAATTGTTGCTGAGATAGTCCAGATTGAGCAGGAAATCCAAAGAGTTATAAAGCTGAAAGATAAATGGCTGCAACCATCCCAGCTTATCCGTAATAAACATTCTGATTTTGAAAGAAAGCGGTCACAAGGCTGCTTGCCAGAGCTCGTAAAGGATGAAGATCTTGTGGGGATCGAAGGCAACAGGATGTTATTGACTGGATGGTTGTACTCAAATGAACTAGATAGCACAGTGATAATAGTATCTGGCATGGGTGGATTAGGAAAAACTACCATTGTTGCCAATGTGTATGAGCGTGGGAAGATCAGGTTCCATGCTCATGCTTGGATTGTCGTGTCACAGACCTATGACGTAGAAGAATTGCTGAGGAAGGTACTCAGGAAGATTGGATATGCAGATCAAGCACACTTGGATGGTATGGATGTTCATGACTTAAAAGAGAAGTTCAAAGAAAACATAAGTGATAGAAGGTGTTTGATAGTGTTGGATGATGTCTGGGATAGAGAAGCATACAACCAAATACATGATGCCTTCCAAAATCTCCAGGCAAGCCGCATCATCATCACTACACGGAGTAAGCATGTGGCAGCACTAGCTCTACCAACACGTCACCTTAAACTCCAACCTTTGGACAAGGTCGATGCATTCAGTCTCTTCTGCAGAAGGGCTTTTTATAGCAGGAAGGACTACGATTGCCCCTCAGAACTTCTAGAGTTGGCTAATTCAATCGTCGATAGGTGTCAAGGCCTACCTCTAGCTATCGTATCTATTGGGAGCCTGTTGTCCTCAAAGCAGCCGATACAGCATGCTTGGAAGCAAACATACAATCAGCTACAGAGCGAGCTAGCAAAGAGTGATCATGTACAAGCAATTCTGAACCTAAGCTACTATGACTTACCAGGAGACCTCAGTAACTGCTTTTTGTATTGCAGCATGTTCCCTGAGGATTGCCCCATGCCACGAGACAACCTTGTACGACTTTGGGTTGCTGAAGGATTTGctgcaagaaaagaaaacaacacgCCAGAAGACGTGGCTGAAGGAAATCTCAATGAACTGATCAACCGGAATATGCTGGAAGTGGTAGAGACAGATGAACTTGGTAGGGTTAGTACCTGTAAGATGCATGACATTATGCGTGATCTAGCTCTTTTTGTGGCTAAAGATGAGAGATTTGGTTCAGCAAATGATTCTGgcacaatgatgctgatggatAATGAAGTCCGCCGCTTGTCAATGTGTCGTTGGGAGGACAAAGGTGTCTATAAAGCTAAATTTCCTCGCCTTCGAACATTAATATCAGTTCAAACAATTTCATCCTCCTCTAACATGTTGTCCTCAATTTTCTCTGAATCCACCTACCTCACTGTCCTTGAGCTGCAAGATTCTGAAATCACTGAAGTGCCAACAAGTATAGGGAATCTGTTTAACCTAAGATATATCGGCTTAAGGCGCACCAAAGTCAAGTCATTTCCAGAGACAATTGAGAAACTCTATAATCTCCACACTCTagacatcaagcagacaaaaaTAGAGAAGCTACCACGAGGGATTGTCAAGGTCAGGAAGCTACGACACCTTTTAGCTGACAAATGTGCTGATGAGAAGCATTCAGATTTCCGGTACTTCACTGGAGTTCAACCTCCGAAAGAGCTATCCAACTTAGAAGAGTTGCAGACACTCGAAACTGTGGAAGCCAGCAAAGATTTGGCCGAGCAGCTGAAGAAACTTACGCAACTGTGA